One genomic region from Natrinema caseinilyticum encodes:
- a CDS encoding MarR family transcriptional regulator produces MSATESETDVDESAETDEHGRERTRRTDGIPDDLPPSAKLVYKVLEYEEPLTQAGIAAESRLCPRTVRYALGKLEDRELVASSVCLEDARKSRYRISKPE; encoded by the coding sequence ATGAGCGCGACCGAATCGGAGACCGACGTCGACGAATCAGCGGAGACCGACGAACACGGTCGCGAGCGCACCCGCCGGACCGACGGTATCCCCGACGATCTCCCACCGAGTGCGAAACTCGTCTACAAGGTCCTCGAGTACGAAGAGCCGCTGACGCAAGCGGGAATCGCGGCCGAATCTCGACTCTGCCCTCGAACCGTCCGCTACGCGCTCGGCAAACTCGAGGACCGGGAGCTGGTCGCGAGCAGCGTCTGTCTCGAGGACGCTCGGAAATCGAGATATCGAATCAGCAAACCGGAGTGA
- a CDS encoding lipid II:glycine glycyltransferase FemX, with amino-acid sequence MSVEIRVLDPDTDADEWNRYVERSDGSNPFFRAEALRLQADDTGTTLHLLAGFKGQEPVGIFPVFEYKKGPISGAFSPAPYSWASYLGPSLLNVDKLKQRKADRRTKRFLEGCLEWIDDEISPLYSKFVTAEFDDIRPFVWNEYHVKPGHTYVVDLEGTEDDLLKRFSSDARRNIRNADGDGYDIEVGDTDDVERIVDQVRQRYENQGQAFQLSPDFACSLHEQLPEGSLQPYVCRADGELLGGILVLESDRMRYRWQGGVKPDADVDLAINDLLDWHVMRDGLRNGIGEYDLVGAGVPSINRYKAKFNPRLETHYEITAGTFGINLLVDQYKKHR; translated from the coding sequence ATGAGCGTCGAGATACGCGTCCTCGATCCGGACACCGATGCCGACGAGTGGAACCGGTACGTCGAACGATCAGACGGATCGAACCCGTTTTTCCGAGCCGAGGCGCTCCGACTACAGGCCGACGATACCGGGACGACACTGCATTTGCTGGCAGGATTCAAGGGACAGGAGCCGGTCGGTATCTTTCCCGTCTTCGAGTACAAGAAAGGACCGATCAGCGGCGCGTTTTCTCCGGCACCGTACTCGTGGGCGAGTTACCTCGGACCGTCCCTGTTGAACGTCGACAAACTCAAACAGCGCAAGGCCGACAGGCGGACCAAACGGTTCCTCGAGGGCTGTCTCGAGTGGATCGACGACGAAATTTCACCGCTGTACAGCAAGTTCGTCACTGCGGAATTCGACGACATCCGCCCGTTCGTCTGGAACGAGTACCACGTCAAGCCCGGCCACACGTACGTCGTCGACCTCGAGGGTACCGAGGACGATCTACTGAAACGATTCAGCAGCGACGCGCGGAGAAACATTCGAAACGCGGACGGTGACGGGTACGACATCGAGGTGGGCGACACGGACGACGTCGAACGCATCGTCGATCAAGTCCGCCAACGGTACGAGAATCAGGGACAGGCGTTCCAGTTGAGTCCCGACTTCGCGTGCTCGCTCCACGAACAGCTTCCCGAGGGCTCGCTGCAGCCGTACGTCTGTCGGGCCGACGGCGAGTTGCTGGGAGGCATCCTCGTCCTCGAATCGGATCGAATGCGCTACCGGTGGCAAGGCGGCGTCAAGCCGGACGCCGACGTCGACCTCGCGATCAACGACCTCCTCGACTGGCACGTCATGCGCGACGGACTCCGGAACGGGATCGGCGAGTACGACCTCGTCGGAGCCGGCGTCCCGAGCATCAATCGATACAAAGCGAAGTTCAATCCACGCCTCGAGACGCACTACGAAATCACGGCCGGAACGTTCGGGATCAATCTGCTGGTCGATCAGTACAAGAAACACAGGTAG
- the glmU gene encoding bifunctional sugar-1-phosphate nucleotidylyltransferase/acetyltransferase — MIAIVLTAGEGTRIRPLSASRPKPMLPVADRPLAAHTVDAAIDAGADEIVLVVGYEGETVREYFGREYRSTPVSYAVQTEQAGTADAVDAAREHIDGPFVVLNGDNLYDPAAIDRLFAQCPAVCAAEVDAPQHYGVLSTTDGTVTDIVEKPDVPPTNLANAGAYAFPQAAAEWLEVPESERGEHEITDVLARVLENYAVTPVTLERWLDVGRPWELLEANEWKLADIDRRIAGSVSDAAHLEGAVVVEEGATVKPGAVIEGPALIRTGATVGPNAYVRGATMIGPDVSIGNGVEVKNSVISRGTSVSHLSYVGDSVLGRNVNVGAGTNVANLRHDDDDITFTVNGDRLSTGRRKFGVVAGDGVKTGINTSLTPGLKLSSGVTTAPGETVERDR; from the coding sequence ATGATCGCGATCGTTCTTACCGCAGGTGAGGGGACCAGGATCAGACCCCTCTCTGCATCACGGCCCAAACCGATGCTCCCCGTCGCCGATCGACCCCTCGCCGCACATACGGTCGACGCTGCTATCGACGCCGGTGCCGACGAAATCGTTCTCGTCGTCGGGTACGAAGGCGAGACGGTCCGAGAGTACTTCGGCCGCGAGTATCGCTCCACCCCGGTGTCGTATGCCGTCCAGACCGAGCAGGCAGGAACGGCCGACGCCGTCGACGCCGCTCGAGAACACATCGACGGCCCGTTCGTGGTGTTGAACGGCGACAATCTGTACGATCCGGCTGCGATCGACCGACTGTTCGCGCAGTGTCCCGCGGTCTGTGCCGCCGAGGTAGACGCCCCGCAACACTACGGCGTGCTGAGTACGACCGACGGCACCGTCACCGACATCGTCGAGAAACCCGACGTGCCCCCGACGAATCTCGCAAACGCCGGCGCGTACGCGTTTCCACAGGCCGCCGCCGAGTGGCTCGAGGTACCCGAGAGCGAACGAGGCGAACACGAGATCACGGACGTCCTCGCGCGCGTCCTCGAGAACTACGCCGTCACGCCGGTGACCCTCGAGCGGTGGCTCGACGTCGGCCGCCCCTGGGAGTTACTCGAAGCCAACGAGTGGAAACTCGCCGATATCGACCGCCGAATCGCCGGCTCGGTCAGCGACGCGGCCCACCTCGAGGGCGCCGTGGTCGTCGAGGAGGGAGCGACGGTGAAGCCGGGTGCCGTAATCGAGGGCCCGGCACTGATCCGCACGGGGGCGACCGTCGGACCGAACGCCTACGTCCGCGGAGCGACGATGATCGGTCCGGACGTCTCGATCGGAAACGGCGTCGAGGTCAAAAACAGCGTCATTTCGCGCGGGACGTCGGTAAGCCACCTCTCGTACGTCGGCGACAGCGTCCTCGGGCGGAACGTCAACGTCGGTGCGGGGACCAACGTGGCGAACCTTCGTCACGACGACGACGATATCACATTCACGGTCAACGGCGATCGTCTCTCGACCGGACGCCGGAAGTTCGGCGTCGTCGCCGGTGATGGCGTCAAGACCGGTATCAACACGAGCCTGACCCCCGGGCTGAAACTATCATCCGGCGTAACCACCGCTCCCGGGGAAACGGTCGAACGAGACCGGTGA
- a CDS encoding DUF7563 family protein — MSTDPSANWTPMTSSQQTTAPRCVNCGNQVTRQFARVFGDNRDVVHACPDCATYREMKTSDFIPEERR; from the coding sequence ATGTCGACGGACCCATCCGCGAACTGGACGCCAATGACGTCCAGCCAGCAGACGACTGCCCCCCGATGTGTCAACTGTGGTAATCAAGTGACTCGACAGTTTGCCCGCGTTTTCGGTGACAACCGTGACGTCGTCCATGCCTGCCCCGACTGCGCAACCTACCGCGAGATGAAGACGTCCGATTTCATCCCGGAAGAACGGAGATAA
- the glmM gene encoding phosphoglucosamine mutase, with translation MFGTSGIRGRIGDEVTAELALAVGRAVGSEGHDRVVVGRDVRESGSMLVDALAAGLCECGTDVLTVGIEATPTVARAIARLEADAGIVVTASHNPATDNGMKLWNPSGKAFGPAQREAIERRVRRDEYDLAAWDGVGGRHRRDGVRDDHAKTLRKAVALERSPDVIVDLGNGAGGVTASVLDDVGCRVRTLNGQEDGSFPGRPSEPTAETLDTLSTLVERTNAELGIAHDGDADRMLAVDETGTFVPKDALLALFAREAAGDGDRVAAPVDTSLAVDDALADVGASVTRTQVGDVYVAERTTEADVVFGGEPSGAWIWPEETLCPDGPLAACKLVELVASRGPLSDLVAEIDGYPIRRTSVEVEDKAAVMAEVDDRVTERYDEIDTLDGVRVETAAGWFLLRASGTQPLIRVTAEARSESDADALFEDARSLITESIEASD, from the coding sequence ATGTTCGGAACCAGTGGGATTCGAGGTCGGATCGGTGACGAGGTGACGGCCGAGTTGGCGCTCGCCGTTGGACGCGCAGTCGGTTCGGAGGGGCACGATCGGGTCGTCGTCGGTCGCGACGTTCGTGAGAGCGGATCGATGCTCGTGGATGCCCTCGCGGCGGGACTGTGCGAATGTGGCACCGACGTGCTCACGGTCGGGATCGAGGCGACACCGACGGTCGCCCGCGCGATCGCTCGCCTCGAAGCGGATGCGGGGATCGTGGTGACGGCGTCGCACAACCCGGCGACGGATAACGGGATGAAACTCTGGAACCCGTCGGGGAAGGCGTTCGGCCCGGCACAGCGCGAGGCGATCGAGCGACGCGTGAGACGGGACGAGTACGACCTGGCCGCCTGGGACGGTGTCGGGGGTCGCCATCGTCGCGACGGCGTTCGAGACGATCACGCGAAAACGCTCCGGAAGGCGGTCGCCCTCGAGCGGTCACCGGACGTCATCGTCGACCTCGGAAACGGTGCCGGCGGGGTGACGGCATCGGTTCTCGACGACGTGGGCTGTCGAGTTCGGACGTTAAACGGGCAGGAGGACGGTTCGTTCCCCGGACGACCGAGCGAGCCGACGGCGGAGACTCTCGACACCCTATCGACGCTCGTCGAACGGACGAACGCCGAACTCGGGATCGCCCACGACGGCGACGCCGATCGCATGCTGGCCGTCGACGAGACGGGGACGTTCGTCCCGAAAGACGCGTTGCTCGCCCTGTTCGCTCGAGAGGCGGCGGGAGACGGCGACCGGGTCGCCGCACCGGTCGACACGAGCCTCGCCGTCGACGACGCGCTGGCCGACGTCGGCGCGTCGGTAACCAGGACGCAGGTCGGCGACGTGTACGTCGCGGAGCGGACCACGGAAGCCGACGTCGTCTTCGGCGGCGAACCCAGCGGCGCCTGGATCTGGCCCGAGGAGACGTTGTGTCCGGACGGCCCGCTCGCGGCCTGCAAACTGGTCGAACTCGTCGCGAGCCGCGGACCGCTCTCCGACCTCGTCGCCGAGATCGACGGGTATCCGATCCGACGAACGTCAGTCGAGGTCGAAGACAAGGCCGCGGTGATGGCCGAGGTCGACGACAGAGTGACAGAACGATACGACGAGATCGATACGCTCGACGGCGTCCGGGTCGAGACCGCAGCGGGATGGTTCCTGCTTCGCGCGAGCGGAACGCAACCGCTGATCCGAGTGACGGCAGAAGCGCGCTCGGAATCCGACGCCGATGCGCTGTTCGAAGATGCGCGGTCGTTGATAACCGAGAGCATCGAAGCGAGCGACTGA